The Magnolia sinica isolate HGM2019 chromosome 10, MsV1, whole genome shotgun sequence genome includes a window with the following:
- the LOC131258002 gene encoding 6-phosphogluconate dehydrogenase, decarboxylating 1-like: protein MTTTPSNLSRIGLAGLAVMGQNLALNIAEKGFPISVYNRTTSKVDETVERAKQEGNLPLFGFHDPESFVNSIQKPRVIIMLVKAGSPVDQTIKTLSVYLEKGDCIIDGGNEWYENTERREKAMAELGLLYLGMGVSGGEEGARHGPSLMPGGSFEAYKNIEDILLKVAAQVPDSGPCVTYIGKGGSGNFVKMVHNGIEYGDMQLISEAYDVLKSVGKLSNDELHRVFAEWNKGELLSFLIEITADIFVIKDDKADGYLVDKVLDKTGMKGTGKWTVQQAADLSVAAPTIASSLDARFLSGLKDERVEAAKIFKDSFNDVLSEQTIDKEKLIDDVRQALYASKICSYAQGMNLIRAKSIEKGWDLKLGELARIWKGGCIIRAVFLDRIKKAYDRNPELSNLLVDPEFAKEIVDRQSAWRRVVCLAINSGISTPGMSTSLAYFDTYRRERLPANLVQAQRDYFGAHTYERTDVPGSFHTEWFKIANQLIK from the coding sequence ATGACGACTACGCCTTCCAATCTTTCAAGAATAGGCCTTGCTGGCCTTGCTGTCATGGGCCAAAACCTCGCCCTCAACATTGCTGAGAAAGGCTTCCCCATCTCTGTCTACAACCGAACCACCTCGAAAGTTGACGAGACCGTTGAACGAGCCAAACAGGAAGGGAACCTCCCCCTGTTTGGCTTCCATGATCCCGAATCCTTTGTGAACTCAATCCAAAAACCGCGTGTCATAATCATGCTTGTGAAGGCTGGTTCCCCTGTCGACCAGACCATCAAAACACTCTCTGTCTACTTGGAGAAAGGTGACTGCATTATTGATGGAGGCAACGAGTGGTATGAAAACacagagaggagagaaaaggccATGGCCGAATTGGGTCTTCTCTATCTCGGTATGGGAGTCTCTGGCGGTGAAGAAGGTGCCCGTCACGGGCCTTCTTTGATGCCTGGAGGCTCCTTTGAGGCCTACAAGAACATCGAAGATATCCTTCTCAAGGTGGCAGCTCAGGTTCCAGATAGCGGCCCTTGTGTGACGTACATTGGCAAAGGAGGATCCGGTAATTTTGTTAAGATGGTCCACAATGGGATCGAATATGGTGATATGCAATTGATTTCGGAGGCTTATGATGTATTGAAATCGGTAGGGAAGCTTTCGAATGATGAGCTGCATCGCGTTTTCGCAGAGTGGAACAAGGGAGAGCTTCTGAGCTTCTTGATTGAGATCACAGCTGATATTTTTGTAATTAAGGATGACAAGGCAGATGGGTACTTGGTAGATAAGGTCTTGGACAAGACGGGCATGAAAGGTACTGGTAAGTGGACCGTTCAACAAGCTGCCGATCTATCTGTCGCAGCTCCAACAATCGCATCGTCTTTGGATGCAAGATTCCTTAGTGGGCTGAAGGACGAAAGGGTTGAAGCAGCTAAAATTTTCAAGGACAGTTTCAATGACGTTTTGAGTGAGCAGACCATCGACAAGGAGAAGCTGATCGATGATGTGAGGCAAGCTCTTTATGCTTCGAAGATTTGCAGCTATGCGCAGGGGATGAATCTGATCCGTGCGAAGAGCATTGAGAAGGGATGGGACCTCAAATTGGGGGAACTCGCAAGGATTTGGAAGGGTGGGTGCATCATTCGTGCGGTGTTCTTGGACCGGATCAAGAAGGCGTATGACAGGAACCCGGAGCTCTCAAACCTCCTTGTGGACCCAGAGTTTGCCAAGGAGATTGTGGATCGGCAGTCTGCTTGGCGCCGAGTCGTCTGCCTCGCCATCAATTCAGGCATCAGCACTCCCGGCATGTCAACGAGCCTGGCTTATTTTGACACGTACAGGAGGGAAAGGCTGCCTGCTAATCTGGTACAAGCACAGAGGGATTATTTTGGAGCTCATACCTATGAAAGGACTGATGTGCCTGGATCCTTCCACACTGAGTGGTTCAAGATTGCCAACCAGTTGATCAAATGA